The DNA sequence CGGTTCTACGAGGCCAAGAATGCCATCGTGTTCTGCAACACCCGTGCCGCCGTTGCGCGGCTGACCACGAAATTCACCAACCGCGGGTTTTCCGTCGTGGCCCTGTCGGGTGAGCTGACGCAATCGGAACGCACCAATGCGCTGCAGGCCCTGCGCGACGGGCGCGCGCGCGTCTGCATTGCCACCGATGTGGCCGCACGGGGCATCGACCTGCCAAACCTCGAACTGGTGATCCACGCGGACCTGCCCAGCAACGCCGATACGCTGCTGCACCGTTCTGGCCGTACGGGGCGTGCGGGACGCAAGGGCGTCTCTGCCCTGATCGTGCCGCCCAAGATGAAGACCAAGGCCAACCGCCTGCTGGGCTGGGCCAAGCTCAAGGCCGAATGGGCCGCCGCCCCCTCAGCCGAAGAAGTTAATGCCGCGGACGAGGCGCGGCTGCTGTCGGATCCGGCGTGGGAAGCGCCCGTGCCCGAAGACGCAGCCGATTTCGTTGCCAGCCTGGTCGAAAAATACAGTGCCGAACAACTGGCTACCGCTTTCGTGAACCTCTACCGCGCCCGGGCCTCCGCGCCCGAGGATCTGGCCGATCCCGGATCGAAGGACGACAGCAAGCGCCCGGCCTTCGGACCCTCCGTCTGGTTCTCCGTCAGTCAGGGCCGCAACGACGGGGCCGAACCCCGCACGCTGCTGCCGATGCTGTGCCGCGCGGGCGATTTGACCAAGGATGACATCGGCGCGATCCGCGTACAGGCCAGCCACAGCTTCGTGGAAATTCTTGCAAGCTCCGCGCCCAAGTTCCTCAATGCCCTCGGTCCCGACCGCACCGCAGAGGAAGGCGCGGTGGTCACTCAGTTGGACAAGGCGCCGGACCTGCCCAAGGGCGGACCCGCTTCGCGCGCGCCACGCGGCCCGAAACCCGGTGGCCCGAAGCCGCAGCGCAAACCCGCCTATGATCCCGACGCGCCATCACGCCCCCGCGAAACGCGTGCGCCCCGCGATGCAGCGACCGTGACAGAGACACCTGCGGAAAAGCCAAAATTCGACAAACCGAAGTTTGATAAACCAAAGACCGACAGGCCGAAATTCGACAAGCCCAAAGCGCCCAAGGGCGAACGCCCGCCAAAGTCGCACAAGACGGACCGCAGCCCGATGAAGCCCGGCGCCACGCCCAAGCCGAAATCCGGCCCCAAGGGCGAAGCCCCGGCGAAACCCAGGGCCAAGGCGGTCTGGAAAAAGGACGCGGCCCCCTCCGCAACGACGGGCAAGCCCAAGGGCAAGGTAACGCGCCCCCGTGACGCGGGCGCCGCCCCGGCAGAGTCGACCTACAAACGCGCCTCCGATCCTTCAAAGCGTTTCACGCCACCGAACAAGATCGGCAAGCAGGACGGCAAGCCCGCCGCCCGCGGCAAAACTTCCGGACGACCCAAGGGAGGCAACGCCGTTCCGCGCCGGGGCAAAAGCGCAAAGTAACGCCGCCCCGTGGCGGCATGCGCCCTATCCCTGCAAAATCGGATGGTTCACGAAGCCCGTTACCTCGCCTCGGAGTGAATGAACGCCCTCTCTGCCGATTTGGCAGCACTCCCTGTCGAGATGGCGCCGCAGCCGCGGACCAGGGCAACCGACCGGACCAATGCTGCCGGTATCGTGCCCCGGATCAGCCCTTTCCCTTCCACGGGACAAGGAACCGCTCCGCCGCCCGCATCAGCATGTCGATGCCAAAGCCGATGACGCCGATCAGGATGATCCCCATGATCACGATATCGGTGTTCTGGAACTTGGACGCGGTCATGATCATCATGCCTGCCCCCTGTTCGGCTGCGACCAGTTCCGCCGCCACAACCGTGCCCCAGCACACGCCCATGGCGACGCGCGCGCCGGTGAAAATCTCGGGCAGCGAGTTTGGAATGATCACATAGCGCATGATCTGCCACTTGCTGGCCCCCAGTGAATAGGCGGCGTGAACCTTGGAAATCTTGACGCCCGACACGCCCGAGCGTGCCGCGATCGCCATGATCCACAGGGCCGCGAGGAACAGCAGGATGATCTTGCCCGCCTCACCGATCCCGGCCCAGATGATGACCAGCGGGATCAGGGCCAGCGGCGGCACGGGGCGCATGAACTCGACAATCGGGTCGAACCAACCCCGAAACCAGTTGCTCAGCCCCATCGCATATCCCAGCGGAATTCCCACGAGGGCGCCCAGAAGGAACCCCACGACCACCCGGAACAGCGAATAACCCAGATGTTCCAGCAAAGTGAAATTACGGAAACCCTCGTCCATGATCTGTAGCGTCCGTGTCCAGACCTCTTCCGGCGCGGGCAGATACAGCGGTTCCATCTGCCAGCCGCGGGAGGGCTGGAAGTTCGGCGTGCCCTTGTCCGACAGCGTCACCGATCCGTTCGCCGTCCGGACCGTGCCGCCAGGGGCGATTTCCTTGCCGTCGATGGCGATCACCTGGGCACCGTCGCTCTTGCCGATCTCGTCGTTCGCGTCGACCCGGATCAGCCCGCTGCGCCATTGCGTGATGGTCACCGAATCGTTCTTGGCAAAGCCGTCGCCCGGCTCGACCTCGGCCTCTTCCGCAGGCGCGCCACGCGGGTGGACCACCACTGTCACGGTGGCATCGTCCGTCCCTTGTCCGGGGGCCTGCGCGGTGTAGGTAAAGGTCGTGGTGCCCGCGAAAGGTCCGGGCGCGTGCAGAAGCGATGGCAACAGGCTCGACCCGGTAAAAACGCCCCACATCACAAAGATCGTCAGCACCGACAGGACACCGGCGATGCGGTTCGGCCGCACGGCACTTTCGTCGCCGAACTTCACGGTCTTGAGCGAGGTATAATCGCGCGTCGCCTTGTGCAGCACCTTGGTCACGACAAAGGCGCTTACAACGAAAATGGCGATGTAGATCAGCAGAAAGAAGAAACCGGTCATGCCGCGTCCTCCTTTGTGCCCATGATCTCTTCCTCCATATCCCAGATCATGTTGAGGATTTCTTCCCGCCGGGGGCCGAACTCTTCGTGTTTCTTGACCTCCCTCAGGTCGGCGTTCACGCCCAGCTCCGCAAAGGGCAGGCGATATTCCTTGTGGATGCGGCCGGGCCGCGGGGCCATGACGATCAGCCGCTCGCCCAGCAACAGCGCCTCTTCGACCGAGTGGGTGATCAGGATGATCGTCTTGCCTGTCTCCTTCCACAGCTTCAGAACGAGGCTTTGCATCTTTTCCCGTGTCAGCGCGTCCAGCGCGCCCAGCGGCTCGTCCATGAGGATCACATCCGGATCGTTGGCCAGACACCGTGCCAGCGCGACGCGCTGCTGCATCCCGCCCGAGAGTTCGTAGACCGCCTTTTCCTTGAAGTCCTTCAGGCCGACCACATCCAA is a window from the Sulfitobacter sp. THAF37 genome containing:
- a CDS encoding ABC transporter permease translates to MTGFFFLLIYIAIFVVSAFVVTKVLHKATRDYTSLKTVKFGDESAVRPNRIAGVLSVLTIFVMWGVFTGSSLLPSLLHAPGPFAGTTTFTYTAQAPGQGTDDATVTVVVHPRGAPAEEAEVEPGDGFAKNDSVTITQWRSGLIRVDANDEIGKSDGAQVIAIDGKEIAPGGTVRTANGSVTLSDKGTPNFQPSRGWQMEPLYLPAPEEVWTRTLQIMDEGFRNFTLLEHLGYSLFRVVVGFLLGALVGIPLGYAMGLSNWFRGWFDPIVEFMRPVPPLALIPLVIIWAGIGEAGKIILLFLAALWIMAIAARSGVSGVKISKVHAAYSLGASKWQIMRYVIIPNSLPEIFTGARVAMGVCWGTVVAAELVAAEQGAGMMIMTASKFQNTDIVIMGIILIGVIGFGIDMLMRAAERFLVPWKGKG
- a CDS encoding DEAD/DEAH box helicase is translated as MHSDLINRTTSPVIQTIADALAAQGYDTLTPVQEAVTDPALEEADLLVSAQTGSGKTVGFGLAIAPTLLGDQPRFGPAGTPLALVIAPTRELAMQVSRELGWLYGQAGAVVTTCVGGMDQRTERRALDRGAHVVVATPGRLCDHIKRGNIDLSTLRAVVLDEADEMLDLGFREELEFILSEAPEDRRTLMFSATVPAAIAKLAQSYQKDAQRVATTGEARQHSDIEYRALNVHPRDTENAIINVLRFYEAKNAIVFCNTRAAVARLTTKFTNRGFSVVALSGELTQSERTNALQALRDGRARVCIATDVAARGIDLPNLELVIHADLPSNADTLLHRSGRTGRAGRKGVSALIVPPKMKTKANRLLGWAKLKAEWAAAPSAEEVNAADEARLLSDPAWEAPVPEDAADFVASLVEKYSAEQLATAFVNLYRARASAPEDLADPGSKDDSKRPAFGPSVWFSVSQGRNDGAEPRTLLPMLCRAGDLTKDDIGAIRVQASHSFVEILASSAPKFLNALGPDRTAEEGAVVTQLDKAPDLPKGGPASRAPRGPKPGGPKPQRKPAYDPDAPSRPRETRAPRDAATVTETPAEKPKFDKPKFDKPKTDRPKFDKPKAPKGERPPKSHKTDRSPMKPGATPKPKSGPKGEAPAKPRAKAVWKKDAAPSATTGKPKGKVTRPRDAGAAPAESTYKRASDPSKRFTPPNKIGKQDGKPAARGKTSGRPKGGNAVPRRGKSAK
- a CDS encoding taurine ABC transporter ATP-binding protein — translated: MSGLSIENLSMRFDLPDGGHVQALQDVSLNLKEGELLSVLGPSGCGKTTLLNIVAGFLAPTGGRMTLNGHQITGPDAERGMVFQQGALFEWMSVRENVGFGPSMKGMPKKEKAETVNHLLDVVGLKDFKEKAVYELSGGMQQRVALARCLANDPDVILMDEPLGALDALTREKMQSLVLKLWKETGKTIILITHSVEEALLLGERLIVMAPRPGRIHKEYRLPFAELGVNADLREVKKHEEFGPRREEILNMIWDMEEEIMGTKEDAA